From the genome of Gracilinanus agilis isolate LMUSP501 chromosome 2, AgileGrace, whole genome shotgun sequence, one region includes:
- the COQ9 gene encoding ubiquinone biosynthesis protein COQ9, mitochondrial, whose protein sequence is MAAAVAGCLRQAGWKFLRLQCRPVTRCQLSLMPRAFHASALALKSSNEQKYQPPPSSSQQHTESQGTEDPHPEPPRSQPRYTDQGGEEDEDHESEEQLQHRILTAALEFVPAHGWTSEAIAEGAQSLGLSSAAAGMFGNDGSELILHFVTQCNAKLNRVMEEEQKQVQLGQAEKRKTDQFLRDAVETRLRMLIPYIEHWPRALGILVLPHNIPASLNLLTSMVDDMWHYAGDQSTDINWYTRRAVLAGIYNTTELVMMQDSSPDFEDTWRFLENRISDAMNMGHTAKQVKSTGEALVQGMMGAAVTLKNLTGLNQRR, encoded by the exons ATGGCGGCGGCGGTGGCTGGGTGCCTCCGTCAGGCAGGCTGGAAGTTCTTGCGGCTGCAGTGCAGGCCGG TGACTCGGTGTCAACTCTCCCTGATGCCACGTGCCTTCCATGCTTCAGCTTTAGCACTGAAATCTTCAAATGAACAAAAGTACCAGCCCCCACCCTCTTCCTCTCAGCAGCACACCGAATCACAGGGAACAGAAGATCCTCATCCAGAGCCCCCACGCTCACAGCCCAG GTACACAGATCAGGGTGGTGAGGAGGATGAAGACCATGAAAGCGAGGAGCAATTGCAGCATCGGATCCTGACTGCAGCTTTGGAGTTTGTGCCTGCTCATGGgtggacctcagaagccattgcAGAAGGAGCTCAG TCCCTGGGTCTCTCAAGTGCAGCAGCTGGCATGTTTGGGAATGATGGCAGTGAACTGATCCTACATTTTGTGACCCAGTGTAATGCTAAACTCAACCGAGTGATGGAAGAGGAACAGAAGCAAGTGCAGTTGGGCCAGGCAGA gAAGAGGAAGACAGACCAGTTCCTGAGGGATGCAGTGGAAACCAGACTGAGAATGCTGATCCCGTATATTGAACATTGGCCTCGG GCTCTTGGTATCCTTGTGCTCCCTCATAATATCCCAGCCAGCCTAAACCTCCTCACCAGCATGGTGGATGACATGTGGCACTATGCTGGAGACCAGTCCACTGAT ATTAACTGGTACACACGTCGAGCAGTCCTAGCTGGCATCTACAACACCACAGAGCTTGTGATGATGCAGGACTCATCTCCTGACTTTGAAGACACTTGGCGCTTCCTTGAAAACAGAATCAGTGATGCCATGAACATGGGACATACAGCCAAACAG GTCAAGTCAACTGGGGAAGCACTTGTCCAAGGAATGATGGGAGCAGCGGTGACT CTCAAGAACTTGACAGGCCTAAACCAGCGTCgatga
- the CIAPIN1 gene encoding anamorsin produces MAEYGISTGQRVAVIWDRSSPVEALKGLVDKLQVLAGDESHVSVENINQLLQSAHKESSFDVVLSGLVPGSTTVHSTEILAEIARILRPGGQVLLKEPVETTSVHESRVKTAAKLCSALTLSGLVEVKELQKESLTPEEVQSVQEHLGYQSDSLVSVQVTGKKPNFEVGSSTQLKLSFPKKTAVSEKPAVDPTAVKLWTLSASDMNDDGMDLIDSDELLDPEDLKKPDPASLRAASCGEGTRRKACKNCTCGLAEELEQEKAKEQRKSQPKSACGNCYLGDAFRCASCPYLGMPAFKPGEKILLNEKNLHDS; encoded by the exons ATGGCAGAGTATGGAATATCAACTGGGCAGCGTGTGGCAGTGATCTGGGATAGGTCATCTCCAGTGGAGGCTCTGAAAGGTCTGGTGGATAAACTACAGGTACTAGCTGGTGATGAGAGTCACGTGTCTGTGGAAAACATCAACCAACTGTTACAGT CTGCTCATAAAGAATCTAGCTTCGATGTTGTTCTGTCGGGTCTGGTTCCAGGAAGTACAACCGTGCATAGCACTGAGATTTTGGCAGAAATTGCTAGAATCCTTCGACCAGGTGGGCAAGTCCTTCTGAAAGAGCCAGTGGAGACAACTTCAG TACATGAAAGCAGAGTGAAGACAGCAGCTAAACTCTGCTCAGCCCTAACACTTTCCGGGCTTGTGGAAGTGAAGGAG TTGCAGAAGGAGTCCTTAACCCCAGAGGAGGTACAGTCAGTACAGGAACACTTGGGTTACCAGAGTGACAGCCTGGTCTCTGTTCAGGTCACAGGCAAAAAACCAAACTTTGAAGTAGGCTCTTCTACTCAGCTTaaactttcctttcccaagaagactGCTGTTTCAG AGAAACCTGCTGTGGACCCTACTGCTGTCAAGCTGTGGACACTTTCAGCCAGTGACATGAACGATGATGGCATG GATCTCATTGACTCTGATGAACTCTTGGATCCAGAGGATTTGAAGAAGCCAGATCCAGCTTCCCTACGGGCTGCTTCGTGTGGAGAAGGGACAAGAAGGAAGGCCTGTAAAAACTG CACGTGTGGCCTAGCAGAAGAACTGGAGCAGGAGAAAGCAAAGGAGCAGAGGAAATCCCAACCCAAGTCAGCTTGTGgaaat TGTTATTTGGGTGATGCCTTCCGCTGTGCCAGCTGCCCCTACCTTGGGATGCCAGCCTTTAAACCTGGGGAGAAAATccttttgaatgaaaaaaatcttcatgatTCCTAA